A region of Epinephelus fuscoguttatus linkage group LG1, E.fuscoguttatus.final_Chr_v1 DNA encodes the following proteins:
- the LOC125892575 gene encoding uncharacterized protein LOC125892575 isoform X9 encodes MAGHLLLVVLMYSFAEMKAQALPPPALTANPAVITETETVTLNCQPPSSVSVSQCYYRIGRGKPGKVFSCLKTLTGTELLEMTHQSSPAEVKVTCFYLYGSSSPDSDVSSIIIRTSLPPKLTVNPAVIEDTDSVTLNCQTPSSVSVSQCHFYTVNGGTAKVLSCLQTLTATELLEMAHQSSPAKIQVTCFYTVKVGELNYPSPHSDTSSITIHSLTVSTPRASTTVTPVTSVVSTPSITTGFISTSVKPAPDTSMTALNPGSGNEATGWSVNTAGNKEVSNPATPQETASAGMWIWRFVAVVAGCGVTVGVVVLVSAMLCKRRTESLILVIGAVVTMGVLLPGLALLFTQSRTEKSVSRRPKAIITGLLDGFDETYSIVTYECSSVMCVSLSSQSDDSSTSDTSALTDTVYSTPKSI; translated from the exons ATGGCTGGACATCTGCTGTTAGTCGTCCTCATGT ATTCCTTTGCTGAGATGAAAGCACAAG CTCTTCCTCCACCCGCACTGACGGCAAATCCAGCGGTgatcacagagacagaaacagtcaCACTGAACTGTCAGCCTCCAtcatctgtttctgtgtctcagtgttaTTATCGCATTGGAAGAGGAAAACCAGGCAAAGTCTTCTCATGTCTGAAGACACTGACAGGGACTGAGCTGCTGGAGATGACACACCAGAGTTCACCTGCTGAGGTTAAAGTGACATGTTTTTATCTCTACGGTTCTTCATCTCCTGACAGTGACGTTTCCTCCATCATCATCAGAA CATCTCTTCCACCTAAACTGACAGTGAATCCAGCGGTGATCGAGGACACAGACTCAGTCACACTGAACTGTCAAACTCCAtcatctgtttctgtgtctcagtgtcatTTCTACACTGTAAATGGAGGAACAGCCAAAGTCCTCTCATGTCTACAAACACTGACAGCGACTGAGCTGCTGGAGATGGCACATCAGAGTTCACCTGCCAAGATTCAAGTGACGTGTTTTTACACTGTAAAGGTTGGAGAGTTAAACTATCCATCTCCACACAGTGACACGTCCTCCATCACCATACACA GTCTGACTGTTAGCACGCCTCGTGCCTCCACTACTGTAACTCCTGTAACATCAG TTGTCAGTACGCCAAGTATCACTACTGGTTTTATCTCTACTTCAGTAAAACCGGCACCAG ATACCAGTATGACTGCTCTGAATCCAGGATCTGGCAATGAAGCAACAG GTTGGAGTGTCAACACGGCTGGCAATAAAGAAGTCTCTAACCCTGCAACCCCTCAGGAAACAGCTTCAG CAGGAATGTGGATATGGAGGTTTGTAGCAGTTGTGGCTGGTTGTGGAGTAACTGTGGGAGTCGTTGTGCTGGTTTCTGCAATGCTCTGCAAAAGAAGAACTG AGTCACTGATATTGGTGATTGGAGCAGTTGTGACTATGGGGGTTCTCTTGCCTGGATTGGCTCTTCTCTTTACTCAAAGCAGGACTG AAAAAAGTGTTTCCAGGAG ACCGAAAGCAATCATCACTGGTTTGCTGGATGGTTTTGATGAAACCTACAGTATCGTCACCTATGAATGTTCCTCTG tcatgtgtgtttctttgtcttcACAGAGTGACGACAGCAGCACCTCTGATACATCAGCCCTGACAGACACAGTGTACAGCACTCCAAAGTCAATATGA
- the LOC125892575 gene encoding uncharacterized protein LOC125892575 isoform X15 — MAGHLLLVVLMYSFAEMKAQALPPPALTANPAVITETETVTLNCQPPSSVSVSQCYYRIGRGKPGKVFSCLKTLTGTELLEMTHQSSPAEVKVTCFYLYGSSSPDSDVSSIIIRTSLPPKLTVNPAVIEDTDSVTLNCQTPSSVSVSQCHFYTVNGGTAKVLSCLQTLTATELLEMAHQSSPAKIQVTCFYTVKVGELNYPSPHSDTSSITIHKSSVTQTVTTSLMTTGLTVSTPRASTTVTPVTSVVSTPSITTGFISTSVKPAPDTSMTALNPGSGNEATGWSVNTAGNKEVSNPATPQETASGMWIWGFVAVVTGCGVTVGVVVLVSAMLCKRRTESLILVIGAVVTVGVLLPGLALLFTQSRTEKSVSKRPKTIVTGLLDGFDETYSIVTYECSSE; from the exons ATGGCTGGACATCTGCTGTTAGTCGTCCTCATGT ATTCCTTTGCTGAGATGAAAGCACAAG CTCTTCCTCCACCCGCACTGACGGCAAATCCAGCGGTgatcacagagacagaaacagtcaCACTGAACTGTCAGCCTCCAtcatctgtttctgtgtctcagtgttaTTATCGCATTGGAAGAGGAAAACCAGGCAAAGTCTTCTCATGTCTGAAGACACTGACAGGGACTGAGCTGCTGGAGATGACACACCAGAGTTCACCTGCTGAGGTTAAAGTGACATGTTTTTATCTCTACGGTTCTTCATCTCCTGACAGTGACGTTTCCTCCATCATCATCAGAA CATCTCTTCCACCTAAACTGACAGTGAATCCAGCGGTGATCGAGGACACAGACTCAGTCACACTGAACTGTCAAACTCCAtcatctgtttctgtgtctcagtgtcatTTCTACACTGTAAATGGAGGAACAGCCAAAGTCCTCTCATGTCTACAAACACTGACAGCGACTGAGCTGCTGGAGATGGCACATCAGAGTTCACCTGCCAAGATTCAAGTGACGTGTTTTTACACTGTAAAGGTTGGAGAGTTAAACTATCCATCTCCACACAGTGACACGTCCTCCATCACCATACACA AGTCAAGTGTGACACAGACTGTGACGACATCTCTGATGACCACAG GTCTGACTGTTAGCACGCCTCGTGCCTCCACTACTGTAACTCCTGTAACATCAG TTGTCAGTACGCCAAGTATCACTACTGGTTTTATCTCTACTTCAGTAAAACCGGCACCAG ATACCAGTATGACTGCTCTGAATCCAGGATCTGGCAATGAAGCAACAG GTTGGAGTGTCAACACGGCTGGCAATAAAGAAGTCTCTAACCCTGCAACCCCTCAGGAAACAGCTTCAG GAATGTGGATATGGGGGTTTGTAGCAGTTGTGACTGGTTGTGGAGTAACTGTGGGAGTCGTTGTGCTGGTTTCTGCAATGCTCTGCAAAAGAAGAACTG AGTCACTGATATTGGTGATTGGAGCAGTTGTGACTGTGGGGGTTCTCTTGCCTGGATTGGCTCTTCTCTTTACTCAAAGCAGGACTG AAAAAAGTGTTTCCAAGAG ACCGAAAACAATCGTCACTGGTTTGCTGGATGGTTTTGATGAAACCTACAGTATCGTCACCTATGAATGTTCCTCTG AGTGA
- the LOC125892575 gene encoding uncharacterized protein LOC125892575 isoform X6, translating into MAGHLLLVVLMYSFAEMKAQALPPPALTANPAVITETETVTLNCQPPSSVSVSQCYYRIGRGKPGKVFSCLKTLTGTELLEMTHQSSPAEVKVTCFYLYGSSSPDSDVSSIIIRTSLPPKLTVNPAVIEDTDSVTLNCQTPSSVSVSQCHFYTVNGGTAKVLSCLQTLTATELLEMAHQSSPAKIQVTCFYTVKVGELNYPSPHSDTSSITIHKSSVTQTVTTSLMTTGLTVSTPRASTTVTPVTSVVSTPSITTGFISTSVKPAPDTSMTALNPGSGNEATGWSVNTAGTKEVSIPSTPQETASGMWIWGFVAVVTGCGVTVGVVVLVSAMLCKRRTESLILVIGAVVTMGVLLPGLALLFTQSRTEKSVSRRPKAIITGLLDGFDETYSIVTYECSSVMCVSLSSQSDDSSTSDTSALTDTVYSTPKSI; encoded by the exons ATGGCTGGACATCTGCTGTTAGTCGTCCTCATGT ATTCCTTTGCTGAGATGAAAGCACAAG CTCTTCCTCCACCCGCACTGACGGCAAATCCAGCGGTgatcacagagacagaaacagtcaCACTGAACTGTCAGCCTCCAtcatctgtttctgtgtctcagtgttaTTATCGCATTGGAAGAGGAAAACCAGGCAAAGTCTTCTCATGTCTGAAGACACTGACAGGGACTGAGCTGCTGGAGATGACACACCAGAGTTCACCTGCTGAGGTTAAAGTGACATGTTTTTATCTCTACGGTTCTTCATCTCCTGACAGTGACGTTTCCTCCATCATCATCAGAA CATCTCTTCCACCTAAACTGACAGTGAATCCAGCGGTGATCGAGGACACAGACTCAGTCACACTGAACTGTCAAACTCCAtcatctgtttctgtgtctcagtgtcatTTCTACACTGTAAATGGAGGAACAGCCAAAGTCCTCTCATGTCTACAAACACTGACAGCGACTGAGCTGCTGGAGATGGCACATCAGAGTTCACCTGCCAAGATTCAAGTGACGTGTTTTTACACTGTAAAGGTTGGAGAGTTAAACTATCCATCTCCACACAGTGACACGTCCTCCATCACCATACACA AGTCAAGTGTGACACAGACTGTGACGACATCTCTGATGACCACAG GTCTGACTGTTAGCACGCCTCGTGCCTCCACTACTGTAACTCCTGTAACATCAG TTGTCAGTACGCCAAGTATCACTACTGGTTTTATCTCTACTTCAGTAAAACCGGCACCAG ATACCAGTATGACTGCTCTGAATCCAGGATCTGGCAATGAAGCAACAG GTTGGAGTGTCAACACGGCTGGCACTAAAGAAGTCTCTATCCCTTCAACCCCTCAGGAAACAGCTTCAG GAATGTGGATATGGGGGTTTGTAGCAGTTGTGACTGGTTGTGGAGTAACTGTGGGAGTCGTTGTGCTGGTTTCTGCAATGCTCTGCAAAAGAAGAACTG AGTCACTGATATTGGTGATTGGAGCAGTTGTGACTATGGGGGTTCTCTTGCCTGGATTGGCTCTTCTCTTTACTCAAAGCAGGACTG AAAAAAGTGTTTCCAGGAG ACCGAAAGCAATCATCACTGGTTTGCTGGATGGTTTTGATGAAACCTACAGTATCGTCACCTATGAATGTTCCTCTG tcatgtgtgtttctttgtcttcACAGAGTGACGACAGCAGCACCTCTGATACATCAGCCCTGACAGACACAGTGTACAGCACTCCAAAGTCAATATGA
- the LOC125892575 gene encoding uncharacterized protein LOC125892575 isoform X4, with product MAGHLLLVVLMYSFAEMKAQALPPPALTANPAVITETETVTLNCQPPSSVSVSQCYYRIGRGKPGKVFSCLKTLTGTELLEMTHQSSPAEVKVTCFYLYGSSSPDSDVSSIIIRTSLPPKLTVNPAVIEDTDSVTLNCQTPSSVSVSQCHFYTVNGGTAKVLSCLQTLTATELLEMAHQSSPAKIQVTCFYTVKVGELNYPSPHSDTSSITIHKSSVTQTVTTSLMTTGLTVSTPRASTTVTPVTSVVSTPSITTGFISTSVKPAPDTSMTALNPGSGNEATGWSVNTAGNKEVSNPATPQETASGMWIWRFVAVVAGCGVTVGVVVLVSAMLCKRRTESLILVIGAVVTMGVLLPGLALLFTQSRTEKSVSRRPKAIITGLLDGFDETYSIVTYECSSVMCVSLSSQSDDSSTSDTSALTDTVYSTPKSI from the exons ATGGCTGGACATCTGCTGTTAGTCGTCCTCATGT ATTCCTTTGCTGAGATGAAAGCACAAG CTCTTCCTCCACCCGCACTGACGGCAAATCCAGCGGTgatcacagagacagaaacagtcaCACTGAACTGTCAGCCTCCAtcatctgtttctgtgtctcagtgttaTTATCGCATTGGAAGAGGAAAACCAGGCAAAGTCTTCTCATGTCTGAAGACACTGACAGGGACTGAGCTGCTGGAGATGACACACCAGAGTTCACCTGCTGAGGTTAAAGTGACATGTTTTTATCTCTACGGTTCTTCATCTCCTGACAGTGACGTTTCCTCCATCATCATCAGAA CATCTCTTCCACCTAAACTGACAGTGAATCCAGCGGTGATCGAGGACACAGACTCAGTCACACTGAACTGTCAAACTCCAtcatctgtttctgtgtctcagtgtcatTTCTACACTGTAAATGGAGGAACAGCCAAAGTCCTCTCATGTCTACAAACACTGACAGCGACTGAGCTGCTGGAGATGGCACATCAGAGTTCACCTGCCAAGATTCAAGTGACGTGTTTTTACACTGTAAAGGTTGGAGAGTTAAACTATCCATCTCCACACAGTGACACGTCCTCCATCACCATACACA AGTCAAGTGTGACACAGACTGTGACGACATCTCTGATGACCACAG GTCTGACTGTTAGCACGCCTCGTGCCTCCACTACTGTAACTCCTGTAACATCAG TTGTCAGTACGCCAAGTATCACTACTGGTTTTATCTCTACTTCAGTAAAACCGGCACCAG ATACCAGTATGACTGCTCTGAATCCAGGATCTGGCAATGAAGCAACAG GTTGGAGTGTCAACACGGCTGGCAATAAAGAAGTCTCTAACCCTGCAACCCCTCAGGAAACAGCTTCAG GAATGTGGATATGGAGGTTTGTAGCAGTTGTGGCTGGTTGTGGAGTAACTGTGGGAGTCGTTGTGCTGGTTTCTGCAATGCTCTGCAAAAGAAGAACTG AGTCACTGATATTGGTGATTGGAGCAGTTGTGACTATGGGGGTTCTCTTGCCTGGATTGGCTCTTCTCTTTACTCAAAGCAGGACTG AAAAAAGTGTTTCCAGGAG ACCGAAAGCAATCATCACTGGTTTGCTGGATGGTTTTGATGAAACCTACAGTATCGTCACCTATGAATGTTCCTCTG tcatgtgtgtttctttgtcttcACAGAGTGACGACAGCAGCACCTCTGATACATCAGCCCTGACAGACACAGTGTACAGCACTCCAAAGTCAATATGA
- the LOC125892575 gene encoding uncharacterized protein LOC125892575 isoform X3, whose amino-acid sequence MAGHLLLVVLMYSFAEMKAQALPPPALTANPAVITETETVTLNCQPPSSVSVSQCYYRIGRGKPGKVFSCLKTLTGTELLEMTHQSSPAEVKVTCFYLYGSSSPDSDVSSIIIRTSLPPKLTVNPAVIEDTDSVTLNCQTPSSVSVSQCHFYTVNGGTAKVLSCLQTLTATELLEMAHQSSPAKIQVTCFYTVKVGELNYPSPHSDTSSITIHKSSVTQTVTTSLMTTGLTVSTPRASTTVTPVTSVVSTPSITTGFISTSVKPAPDTSMTALNPGSGNEATGWSVNTAGTKEVSIPSTPQETASAGMWIWGFVAVVTGCGVTVGVVVLVSAMLCKRRTESLILVIGAVVTMGVLLPGLALLFTQSRTEKSVSRRPKAIITGLLDGFDETYSIVTYECSSVMCVSLSSQSDDSSTSDTSALTDTVYSTPKSI is encoded by the exons ATGGCTGGACATCTGCTGTTAGTCGTCCTCATGT ATTCCTTTGCTGAGATGAAAGCACAAG CTCTTCCTCCACCCGCACTGACGGCAAATCCAGCGGTgatcacagagacagaaacagtcaCACTGAACTGTCAGCCTCCAtcatctgtttctgtgtctcagtgttaTTATCGCATTGGAAGAGGAAAACCAGGCAAAGTCTTCTCATGTCTGAAGACACTGACAGGGACTGAGCTGCTGGAGATGACACACCAGAGTTCACCTGCTGAGGTTAAAGTGACATGTTTTTATCTCTACGGTTCTTCATCTCCTGACAGTGACGTTTCCTCCATCATCATCAGAA CATCTCTTCCACCTAAACTGACAGTGAATCCAGCGGTGATCGAGGACACAGACTCAGTCACACTGAACTGTCAAACTCCAtcatctgtttctgtgtctcagtgtcatTTCTACACTGTAAATGGAGGAACAGCCAAAGTCCTCTCATGTCTACAAACACTGACAGCGACTGAGCTGCTGGAGATGGCACATCAGAGTTCACCTGCCAAGATTCAAGTGACGTGTTTTTACACTGTAAAGGTTGGAGAGTTAAACTATCCATCTCCACACAGTGACACGTCCTCCATCACCATACACA AGTCAAGTGTGACACAGACTGTGACGACATCTCTGATGACCACAG GTCTGACTGTTAGCACGCCTCGTGCCTCCACTACTGTAACTCCTGTAACATCAG TTGTCAGTACGCCAAGTATCACTACTGGTTTTATCTCTACTTCAGTAAAACCGGCACCAG ATACCAGTATGACTGCTCTGAATCCAGGATCTGGCAATGAAGCAACAG GTTGGAGTGTCAACACGGCTGGCACTAAAGAAGTCTCTATCCCTTCAACCCCTCAGGAAACAGCTTCAG CAGGAATGTGGATATGGGGGTTTGTAGCAGTTGTGACTGGTTGTGGAGTAACTGTGGGAGTCGTTGTGCTGGTTTCTGCAATGCTCTGCAAAAGAAGAACTG AGTCACTGATATTGGTGATTGGAGCAGTTGTGACTATGGGGGTTCTCTTGCCTGGATTGGCTCTTCTCTTTACTCAAAGCAGGACTG AAAAAAGTGTTTCCAGGAG ACCGAAAGCAATCATCACTGGTTTGCTGGATGGTTTTGATGAAACCTACAGTATCGTCACCTATGAATGTTCCTCTG tcatgtgtgtttctttgtcttcACAGAGTGACGACAGCAGCACCTCTGATACATCAGCCCTGACAGACACAGTGTACAGCACTCCAAAGTCAATATGA
- the LOC125892575 gene encoding uncharacterized protein LOC125892575 isoform X14 has product MAGHLLLVVLMYSFAEMKAQALPPPALTANPAVITETETVTLNCQPPSSVSVSQCYYRIGRGKPGKVFSCLKTLTGTELLEMTHQSSPAEVKVTCFYLYGSSSPDSDVSSIIIRTSLPPKLTVNPAVIEDTDSVTLNCQTPSSVSVSQCHFYTVNGGTAKVLSCLQTLTATELLEMAHQSSPAKIQVTCFYTVKVGELNYPSPHSDTSSITIHKSSVTQTVTTSLMTTGLTVSTPRASTTVTPVTSVVSTPSITTGFISTSVKPAPDTSMTALNPGSGNEATGWSVNTAGNKEVSNPATPQETASGMWIWRFVAVVAGCGVTVGVVVLVSAMLCKRRTESLILVIGAVVTVGVLLPGLALLFTQSRTEKSVSKRPKTIVTGLLDGFDETYSIVTYECSSE; this is encoded by the exons ATGGCTGGACATCTGCTGTTAGTCGTCCTCATGT ATTCCTTTGCTGAGATGAAAGCACAAG CTCTTCCTCCACCCGCACTGACGGCAAATCCAGCGGTgatcacagagacagaaacagtcaCACTGAACTGTCAGCCTCCAtcatctgtttctgtgtctcagtgttaTTATCGCATTGGAAGAGGAAAACCAGGCAAAGTCTTCTCATGTCTGAAGACACTGACAGGGACTGAGCTGCTGGAGATGACACACCAGAGTTCACCTGCTGAGGTTAAAGTGACATGTTTTTATCTCTACGGTTCTTCATCTCCTGACAGTGACGTTTCCTCCATCATCATCAGAA CATCTCTTCCACCTAAACTGACAGTGAATCCAGCGGTGATCGAGGACACAGACTCAGTCACACTGAACTGTCAAACTCCAtcatctgtttctgtgtctcagtgtcatTTCTACACTGTAAATGGAGGAACAGCCAAAGTCCTCTCATGTCTACAAACACTGACAGCGACTGAGCTGCTGGAGATGGCACATCAGAGTTCACCTGCCAAGATTCAAGTGACGTGTTTTTACACTGTAAAGGTTGGAGAGTTAAACTATCCATCTCCACACAGTGACACGTCCTCCATCACCATACACA AGTCAAGTGTGACACAGACTGTGACGACATCTCTGATGACCACAG GTCTGACTGTTAGCACGCCTCGTGCCTCCACTACTGTAACTCCTGTAACATCAG TTGTCAGTACGCCAAGTATCACTACTGGTTTTATCTCTACTTCAGTAAAACCGGCACCAG ATACCAGTATGACTGCTCTGAATCCAGGATCTGGCAATGAAGCAACAG GTTGGAGTGTCAACACGGCTGGCAATAAAGAAGTCTCTAACCCTGCAACCCCTCAGGAAACAGCTTCAG GAATGTGGATATGGAGGTTTGTAGCAGTTGTGGCTGGTTGTGGAGTAACTGTGGGAGTCGTTGTGCTGGTTTCTGCAATGCTCTGCAAAAGAAGAACTG AGTCACTGATATTGGTGATTGGAGCAGTTGTGACTGTGGGGGTTCTCTTGCCTGGATTGGCTCTTCTCTTTACTCAAAGCAGGACTG AAAAAAGTGTTTCCAAGAG ACCGAAAACAATCGTCACTGGTTTGCTGGATGGTTTTGATGAAACCTACAGTATCGTCACCTATGAATGTTCCTCTG AGTGA
- the LOC125892575 gene encoding uncharacterized protein LOC125892575 isoform X1 has product MAGHLLLVVLMYSFAEMKAQALPPPALTANPAVITETETVTLNCQPPSSVSVSQCYYRIGRGKPGKVFSCLKTLTGTELLEMTHQSSPAEVKVTCFYLYGSSSPDSDVSSIIIRTSLPPKLTVNPAVIEDTDSVTLNCQTPSSVSVSQCHFYTVNGGTAKVLSCLQTLTATELLEMAHQSSPAKIQVTCFYTVKVGELNYPSPHSDTSSITIHKSSVTQTVTTSLMTTGLTVSTPRASTTVTPVTSVVSTPSITTGFISTSVKPAPDTSMTALNPGSGNEATGWSVNTAGNKEVSNPATPQETASAGMWIWRFVAVVAGCGVTVGVVVLVSAMLCKRRTESLILVIGAVVTMGVLLPGLALLFTQSRTEKSVSRRPKAIITGLLDGFDETYSIVTYECSSVMCVSLSSQSDDSSTSDTSALTDTVYSTPKSI; this is encoded by the exons ATGGCTGGACATCTGCTGTTAGTCGTCCTCATGT ATTCCTTTGCTGAGATGAAAGCACAAG CTCTTCCTCCACCCGCACTGACGGCAAATCCAGCGGTgatcacagagacagaaacagtcaCACTGAACTGTCAGCCTCCAtcatctgtttctgtgtctcagtgttaTTATCGCATTGGAAGAGGAAAACCAGGCAAAGTCTTCTCATGTCTGAAGACACTGACAGGGACTGAGCTGCTGGAGATGACACACCAGAGTTCACCTGCTGAGGTTAAAGTGACATGTTTTTATCTCTACGGTTCTTCATCTCCTGACAGTGACGTTTCCTCCATCATCATCAGAA CATCTCTTCCACCTAAACTGACAGTGAATCCAGCGGTGATCGAGGACACAGACTCAGTCACACTGAACTGTCAAACTCCAtcatctgtttctgtgtctcagtgtcatTTCTACACTGTAAATGGAGGAACAGCCAAAGTCCTCTCATGTCTACAAACACTGACAGCGACTGAGCTGCTGGAGATGGCACATCAGAGTTCACCTGCCAAGATTCAAGTGACGTGTTTTTACACTGTAAAGGTTGGAGAGTTAAACTATCCATCTCCACACAGTGACACGTCCTCCATCACCATACACA AGTCAAGTGTGACACAGACTGTGACGACATCTCTGATGACCACAG GTCTGACTGTTAGCACGCCTCGTGCCTCCACTACTGTAACTCCTGTAACATCAG TTGTCAGTACGCCAAGTATCACTACTGGTTTTATCTCTACTTCAGTAAAACCGGCACCAG ATACCAGTATGACTGCTCTGAATCCAGGATCTGGCAATGAAGCAACAG GTTGGAGTGTCAACACGGCTGGCAATAAAGAAGTCTCTAACCCTGCAACCCCTCAGGAAACAGCTTCAG CAGGAATGTGGATATGGAGGTTTGTAGCAGTTGTGGCTGGTTGTGGAGTAACTGTGGGAGTCGTTGTGCTGGTTTCTGCAATGCTCTGCAAAAGAAGAACTG AGTCACTGATATTGGTGATTGGAGCAGTTGTGACTATGGGGGTTCTCTTGCCTGGATTGGCTCTTCTCTTTACTCAAAGCAGGACTG AAAAAAGTGTTTCCAGGAG ACCGAAAGCAATCATCACTGGTTTGCTGGATGGTTTTGATGAAACCTACAGTATCGTCACCTATGAATGTTCCTCTG tcatgtgtgtttctttgtcttcACAGAGTGACGACAGCAGCACCTCTGATACATCAGCCCTGACAGACACAGTGTACAGCACTCCAAAGTCAATATGA
- the LOC125892575 gene encoding uncharacterized protein LOC125892575 isoform X5: MAGHLLLVVLMYSFAEMKAQALPPPALTANPAVITETETVTLNCQPPSSVSVSQCYYRIGRGKPGKVFSCLKTLTGTELLEMTHQSSPAEVKVTCFYLYGSSSPDSDVSSIIIRTSLPPKLTVNPAVIEDTDSVTLNCQTPSSVSVSQCHFYTVNGGTAKVLSCLQTLTATELLEMAHQSSPAKIQVTCFYTVKVGELNYPSPHSDTSSITIHKSSVTQTVTTSLMTTGLTVSTPRASTTVTPVTSVVSTPSITTGFISTSVKPAPDTSMTALNPGSGNEATGWSVNTAGNKEVSNPATPQETASGMWIWGFVAVVTGCGVTVGVVVLVSAMLCKRRTESLILVIGAVVTMGVLLPGLALLFTQSRTEKSVSRRPKAIITGLLDGFDETYSIVTYECSSVMCVSLSSQSDDSSTSDTSALTDTVYSTPKSI, encoded by the exons ATGGCTGGACATCTGCTGTTAGTCGTCCTCATGT ATTCCTTTGCTGAGATGAAAGCACAAG CTCTTCCTCCACCCGCACTGACGGCAAATCCAGCGGTgatcacagagacagaaacagtcaCACTGAACTGTCAGCCTCCAtcatctgtttctgtgtctcagtgttaTTATCGCATTGGAAGAGGAAAACCAGGCAAAGTCTTCTCATGTCTGAAGACACTGACAGGGACTGAGCTGCTGGAGATGACACACCAGAGTTCACCTGCTGAGGTTAAAGTGACATGTTTTTATCTCTACGGTTCTTCATCTCCTGACAGTGACGTTTCCTCCATCATCATCAGAA CATCTCTTCCACCTAAACTGACAGTGAATCCAGCGGTGATCGAGGACACAGACTCAGTCACACTGAACTGTCAAACTCCAtcatctgtttctgtgtctcagtgtcatTTCTACACTGTAAATGGAGGAACAGCCAAAGTCCTCTCATGTCTACAAACACTGACAGCGACTGAGCTGCTGGAGATGGCACATCAGAGTTCACCTGCCAAGATTCAAGTGACGTGTTTTTACACTGTAAAGGTTGGAGAGTTAAACTATCCATCTCCACACAGTGACACGTCCTCCATCACCATACACA AGTCAAGTGTGACACAGACTGTGACGACATCTCTGATGACCACAG GTCTGACTGTTAGCACGCCTCGTGCCTCCACTACTGTAACTCCTGTAACATCAG TTGTCAGTACGCCAAGTATCACTACTGGTTTTATCTCTACTTCAGTAAAACCGGCACCAG ATACCAGTATGACTGCTCTGAATCCAGGATCTGGCAATGAAGCAACAG GTTGGAGTGTCAACACGGCTGGCAATAAAGAAGTCTCTAACCCTGCAACCCCTCAGGAAACAGCTTCAG GAATGTGGATATGGGGGTTTGTAGCAGTTGTGACTGGTTGTGGAGTAACTGTGGGAGTCGTTGTGCTGGTTTCTGCAATGCTCTGCAAAAGAAGAACTG AGTCACTGATATTGGTGATTGGAGCAGTTGTGACTATGGGGGTTCTCTTGCCTGGATTGGCTCTTCTCTTTACTCAAAGCAGGACTG AAAAAAGTGTTTCCAGGAG ACCGAAAGCAATCATCACTGGTTTGCTGGATGGTTTTGATGAAACCTACAGTATCGTCACCTATGAATGTTCCTCTG tcatgtgtgtttctttgtcttcACAGAGTGACGACAGCAGCACCTCTGATACATCAGCCCTGACAGACACAGTGTACAGCACTCCAAAGTCAATATGA